The sequence AATTGATTAGCCATAGCTTCTAAACAAGAGTTAATAAAATTAGCTCCCATTGAATCTTTGGTTTCAAAAGTAACATGCAATTGATAGTAGTTATCAAGTTGCTTAGTTTTGTCAATTAATTCAATATCTAAAATACCACCACCTCTTTTTTCCATGTTTTTGGTAATAGAGGAAGTTACTTCTCTTAATTTAGATTTTTGTTCATTAAAATAACTAGTGAGTTCTTTTTTATTACCAGCAAACATAAAATGAACTTGACCAATTTTAGTTGTTGAAATAACTGTTGTTTTAAAACCTCCACGTGTACTCCAGAATTTAGCTACAAGAGAAGCAGCAGCAACTACAGAACTTTCTTCAACTACCATAGGTATTACGTATTCTTTATTGTTAATAATAAAGTTAGGAGCAATACCATAGGGCATATAAAAGTTAGTGATTGTATTCTCTATAAAATCATCATGAAGTTGTTGTAGCTTAGAATTGTCATTCCAATACTGTTTTATAACATTTATAGTTTCATTTTGATTGTTAAAAAAATTTTTAGCTAACCAATCTATTTTGTCTTCTTTAGAAAGTTTAGAAAATCCAGAAATAACTTTAGGCATTCTTTGTTTTTGTTTTTTAATGGGGTCAAAGATAAATGAATCCTATTAAAATAGCTTTCATAATGTATATTTCTAAGGTTTTTAACTCAGAATTTAATGAATTTTCCGTAAACTTGGCAAACTTTTTACTTAAACAACAACTAAATATGAAAAAACTGTTAATATTTTTTATTGGAGTTTCTACGTTTATACAAGCTCAGAAAAAAGATATTTCTTTAGAGGATATATGGCGAAAAGGCACGTTTAGAGCTGATTATATGAATTCTTTAAACTCAATGAATGGAGATTTTTACTCCCTTTTAAATTATTCAAAAGAAAGTTCAACTGTAGATAAGTACAGTTATGAAACATTAGAGAAAATAGCCACAATTGTTGATAGTAAAGATTTAAATGAATTAAAATACATTCAATCTTATAAATTTAATAACGACGAAACTAAATTGATTTTAGGTACCAACTTTAAACCAATATTTCGTCGTTCTTTTTTAGGTACATTTTACTTATATGATATTGCTTCAAAAAAAATATCATTAATAGGAGAAGATATACAAAGACCTACTTTTTCACCAGATAGTAAAAAAATAGCATACGCTAAGGATAATAACTTATACATTAAAGATTTTTCTGAAAATGAAACTGTTTTTAAAATAACAAGTAGTGGAAAGAAAAATGAAATTATTAATGGTATTACTGATTGGGTATATGAAGAAGAATTTGGTTTTGTAAAAGCTTTTGAGTGGAGTTCAGATAGTAAAAACCTTGCATACTTACGTTTTGATGAAAGCAAAGTGAAAACATTTTCTATGGATGTGTATGGTAAAGGGAAATATCCAACTCAACATGTTTTTAAATATCCAAAAGCTGGAGAAAAAAACGCAAAAGTTTCATTGCATATTTTTTCATTAAGCACCAATAAAACTGCAGAAATAGTTTTTGGAGAATATGAATACATTCCAAGAATTAATTGGACTAAAGATTCAAACTTATTAGCTGTACGTACATTAAATCGCCATCAAAATGATTTGAAAATGTATTTTGTTAATGCTAACACATTTGCAAGTACATTAATACTTAATGAAACAGATAAGGCTTATGTTGATGTTACTGACGATTTAACTTTTTTAGATGATAATAGCTTTATTTGGACTAGTGAAAAAGATGGGTATAACCATATTTATCATTATGATAATAAAGGTAAATTAATAAATCAAGTAACTAAAGGTAATTGGGAAGTAACTTCTTATTACGGGTATAATGCTAAAGAAAAAACTATTTATTATCAATCTGTAGAAAACGGATCAATTAATAGAGGGGTATATAGTGTTTCATTAAAAGGAGATAACAAAAAGTTACTAAGTAATCCTTCAGGAACTAATGGTGCTTCTTTTAGTAAAAATATGAATTACTTTATCAATACGTTTTCTGATGCTAATACTCCACAGGTGTATACATTAAGGAATAAAGGAGGTAAAGTTTTAAAAACAATTAAAGATAATGCAAGTTTAAAGCAAACTATTACTCAATACAATCTTAGTAAAAAAGAATTCTCAACAATATCCATAAATGGGAATGATTTAAACATGTATACAATTAAACCATCAAATTTTGATGCAAATAAAAAGTACCCTGTTTTAATGTATCAATATTCTGGGCCAGGATCTCAAAATGTAGCTAATAGATGGAATGGTTCAAATGATTACTGGCACCAAATGCTAGCTCAAAACGGGTATATTGTTGTATGTGTTGATGGAAGAGGTACAGGTTATAAAGGTAGAGATTTTAAGAAAGTTACTTATATGAATTTAGTAAAGCATGAAACTGAAGATCAGATTGCGGTTGCTAAAGAGTTAGCAAAACTTTCATATGTAGATGCAAATAGAATTGGAATTTGGGGATGGTCTTTTGGTGGTCATATGAGTACCAATTGTATTTTAAAAGGGAATGACGTTTTTGCAGCAGCAATAGCAGTTGCTCCAGTAACAACATGGCGTTTTTATGATACAATATATACTGAACGTTATATGCGTACTCCTGAAGAAAATCCAACAGGGTATGATGATAATTCACCATTGAACTATCCAGAATTATTAAAAGGAAAATATTTATTAGTTCATGGTACAGGAGATGATAATGTACATGTACAAAACGCTACGCGTATGGCAGAGGCTTTAATTCAAGCTAATAAACAATTTGATTGGGCAATGTATCCAGATAAAAACCACGGAATTTATGGTGGTAATACACGTTTACATTTATATACTAAAATGACAAATTTTATTAAAAACAACTTATAAAAATCTAACAAACATGAGTACAGTAAAACAGCCGCATGAAAAAGAATTATTTGGGCAACCAGTAGGTTTATATATCCTGTTTCTAACCGAAATGTGGGAACGATTTTCATATTATGGAATGAGAGCTTTATTAGTTTTATATATGACTACTTCTGCAATGGGAGATGATCCAAGAGGAGCAGGGTTAGGTTGGACAAGTAAAGAAGCTTTAGCTTTATATGGTTGGTATACCATGTTGGTATATGTAATGTCTATACCCGGAGGTATGATTGCAGATAAATTACTTGGACAAAAAAGATCGGTATTATTAGGGGCAATTATTTTGTGCCTAGGTCATGGAGTTCTAATAATGACTGATACTTGGGCTTTTTATACAGGGTTAGGGTTAGTTATTTTAGGAGTTGGTTTATTAAAACCAAATATTTCAACTATGGTTGGAGGATTATATAAAGAAGGAGATATTAGAAGAGATAAAGGATTTTCTATTTTTTATATAGGAATAAATTTAGGTTCTCTTTTAGCAACGATGGTAATAGGATTAGTAGTTGCAAAATGGGGATGGCATGCAGGTTTTGGTTTAGCAGGTATTGTAATGGTATTAGGATTAATAAACTATGTTTATGGACAAAAATATTTAAAAGAAGTAGGTAATTTCGTGCCAAGTAAAAATGATGAGAACTCAATATCTTACGGGAAGTTATATTCAAAGCTGTTTAGTTCACCTAAACAGTTGGTTTTTACTGTAGTTTTATTAGCGGCATCTGCGTTTGGATGGTATAAGTTAGGATGGGGTTATGGAATGTTATTTTTGTTTTTAACAGCAATTACAGCATTATTAATGATGATTTACAAAGAATTAGAAACTCAGGTTTTTAAAGATCGTTTTTTAGTTCTTTTATTATCTTTTATTATGGTTATTATTTTTTGGGGAGCATTTGAGCAAGCTGGAGGATTAATGAACTTATATACAGAAACAAATACAAATAGAGTTCTTTTTGGTTGGGAAATTCCAACAGTAATGTTTCAAAGTTTAAATGCTGGTTTTATTATTTTATTTGCAACTGGGGTTGCTGGTTTTTGGGCTAATAGAAAGCTGAAATCAAAAGAAGCTTCTTCTTTATTTAAAATGGCTTTAGGTATTATTATAATGGGATTTGGTTTCCTTTTTATGGTTTTTGCAGCTATGGAGTTCGAGAAATCTGGAACATCTAGCATGTTATGGTTAGTATTGGCGTATTTATTTCATACAATAGGTGAATTATGTATTTCACCAGTAGCACTTTCTTTTATCACTAAGTTAGCACCAGTAAAATATGCTGCTTTAATGATGGGAGTTTATTTTGCAGCTACAGGTTTAGGTAATAAAGTAGCAGGAATAGTAGGAGAATCAGCTTCTGATTATGGTGAGTTAACTATTTTTTCTGGAATATTAATTTTTACTGTTTTAATCGGTGGTTTATTTATTTTAATATTAAAACCTTTAAAGCGTTTAACGCATGGAGCTGAAGAGAAGGAAAGGGATTTAAAGCAGGAAGAGGCAGAAGGATTTGAATTAGCTGATAATTAATAAAAATATATTTAACAACCTCATAATAGAAATATTATGAGGTTTGTTTTGTTTATAAATTAAATAAATATTTATGAGTACAACATTGAAATCTAATGAGTTTAGTCTTTTAGGACATAAACCAGCACTGTTTGTTTTGTTTTTTACTGAAATGTGGGAACGCTTTTCATATTATGGAATGCGTGCAATATTTGTATTGTTTTTAACAGCATCATTTTCTGATGGTGGCTGGGAATGGACTAGAGAACGTGCCTTAGGATTATTAGGTATTTATACAAGTTCTGTTTATTTAACACCTTTAATTGGAGGTATCATTGCAGATAAGTTTTTAGGATATCAAAAAGCAGTAGCGCTTGGAGCTTTGGCAATGACATTGGGGCATGCAGCTATGGCTTTAGAAACAGAAATGACATTGTATTTAGGTATAGGTCTTTTGATTATAGGTAATGGTTTGTTTAAACCAAACGTTACTTCAATAGTAAGTGGTTTATATGACAAATACCCAGAAAGAAAAGATGGGGCTTTTACCATTTTTTATATGGGAGTAAATGCTGGTGGTTTCTTAGGAGTTCTTCTATGTGGTTTTTTAGCAAATAATTTAAGTTATTCATGGGGATTCGGGCTTGCCGGTATTTTTATGTTTTTAGGAACTTTACAATTTTGGTTTGGTAGAGACATTTTTGAAAATATAGGAAATGCACCAAGTAAAAAAGTAGATTTATCAGACGCTATTGAAAATGTTGAGGTTATTGAAGAAGAAAAAGTTCCTAATAATGTTCAAAGAGATAGATACATAGTAGTTGGTATTTTAGCTTTTTTCACAGTGTTTTTTTGGGCAGCTTTTGAACAAGCAAGTGGATCTATGAACATTTTCGCAAGAGATTATACACAAAGAGCTTTAACAGGTAATTCTGCAGTTATATTCAAAATTGTAGATGTTTTAGTTTCAACAGTGCCTTTAATTATTATTTCTTGGGTATTGTTAAAATTATTTGGACAAACATTTAAAAAAATATCTTTATCTAATATAGTTTTAGGTATTAGCTTTGTGAGTATTTGGGCAATAGTAATATGGAAATTAAGTGTAATCATTCCTCAGCAAAATGCAGAAATTGAGGCATCTTGGTTTTTAATATTAAATTCATTGTTTATTATTTTCTTAGCTCCACTATTTTCTAAATGGTGGGAAAGTAAGTTTAATCCATCTGCGGCAGTAAAATTCGGAATTGGAATGGTACTTTTAGCTATTGGATTTGGTGCTTTAGCTTATGGTTCTAGTGCTATTCCTCAAGGAGCTAAAACAGCATCTGTAAGTTTAATTTGGCTTGTGTTAGCATATTTATTTCACACTATGGGAGAATTATGTGTATCTCCAGTAGGACTTTCTTATGTTTCAAAATTAGTGCCTGCGAAAAAAATAGGTATGATGTTCGGAATTTGGTATTTAGTAAATGCCCTAGGTAATTTTATTGCTGCTAAAGTAGGTAGTTATATAGATCCTATTGTAGAACAATATTCTATGTCCTTTTTCTTTTTAATATTTACTATAATCCCTGGAGCAGTTGGGATAATCTTTTTGGTATTAAATCCATTAATTAAGAAATTAATGCACGGTATTCGATAATAATTTTTATCAGTAGAAAAATATATAACCTGTTAGTTTGAAAAAATTAACAGGTTTTTTTGTAAATTTGGAATACTTATTGAGACAAACGGAGTATGAGAAATTTTATAATAGTAGTAGTTTTAGTAGTAGCTTCTATAAGTGTTAAAGCACAAAACAAGGTTAAATGGTTAACTTTTGAAGAAGCCATAGAGAAAAATGAGAAAAACCCGAAGCCTATTTTAATTGATATTTATACCGATTGGTGCGGATGGTGTAAGAAAATGGATAAAACTACTTATAAGAATGAAGTAATTGTAAAGTATATTAATGAAAATTATTATGCTGTAAAATTAAATGGAGAAGAGAAGAGAGATATAAACTACCAAGGAAGAAAATTTACCTATAAAGCACAAGGTAGGAGAGGATATCATGAACTAGCTGCGGCAATAATGAATGGAAAACTTAGTTACCCATCAACAGCTTTTTTAAATAAAGATAAACAACTCATACAAAATGTTCCTGGCTATTTAGCTGAACAGCGTTTTGAAAAAATATTAGCCTTCTTTTCAGGTGAAAATTATAAAACTACAAAATGGAAAGATTTTTCTGAAAACTTTAAAAGTTCTATATAGTTAAAGAACTAATTTAATATATAAGCACCCTTTTGGTAAGTACTCCAAAAGGGTGTTTTTTGTTTCTTACAAGTTAGCCTGTATTGATTAGTATAACTTTTATAATTACTGCCATCAGCTATAATTAATTTTGGTTTTACTTGTTTGATTAAACGAGATAAATTTATTTTTGGATTGTCTATTAATAAAACAATACAGTTTTTAAGGTTTTTAACATTGTAAATACCGAGTTTATCAATTATCATAATAGTATCTTTTTTTGTTAAAAACATTGAAGGGATAGTGTTTTTATAAATTGTATTAATGTTTTTTTCAATACGATATGCTTTTACTAATTTTTCATTAGTGATATTTAATACTTTTAAAGAGTCATGATAAATGAGAAGTTTTCCTTTTTTTTGTTCCCCAATTATTGAGTGTTGATTTTTATGAAAAATGACAAATTCATTCCTCGATTCACTTTTGTGTTTTTCTACTAAATAAGTAGATTGTAGCAGACTAATTGAAAGTAAAGTATAAATTAATTTTCTTGTAGTAGGTTTTAAAAAGAGCTGAAAAGAAAAAATTATAAAAGTATACCATAAAAATGCTTGTAAAAGAGACATAGGTATTTCTGTCAGTAAAAAGTTTTCTTGATTTGCAATCCATTCCATAAAATTATTCATGTATTGAATGCTATAGTTATAGATTTTAGCTAAGAAGTTTGGCAGTAAATCTAAAGTAGATAGTAGCATAATTATAATTCCAAAGAATAAAATACTACCAAGGAAGGGTATTATAATTAAATTAGAAAGGATAAATAAAGAGGGAAATTGATGAAAATAATATAAGCTAATTGGTAAAATAGCTAGTTGTGCAGCAATTGAGACTGTAAATAATTTCCATATTTTATTTAATAATGAAAATTTAGGATTCCAAATCTTATAAAGTAATGGTTGAATCCAAACAATTCCAAAAACAGCAATATAACTTAATTGGAAACCAACATCGAATAAAAATAAAGGTTTTATAAGAAGTAATAAAAACATGGAGCTTATAAGTGAATGTTCTATGATACTTTTCTTTTTAAATAGTTCTGCAATTGCAATAAAAGTAAACATGGTAACTGCTCTAACTACTGATGCAGACAAACCAGCAATAAAAGCGAACCACCATAAAACGAGTATTATACTAAGGGTTTTTAGGCGAGTACCGTGTTTAAAATAATGTAAAGGTTTTAGTATATTTAAGAGTATTAACAAAATGATACCAATATGTAATCCTGATATAGCTAGTAAATGTATGGCACCAGCGTTTGTGTAATTTGCAATAATTTTTTTTGATATATCTTGACGTTGACCAAGTAATAAGGCATTGATAATGGCATATACGTCTTTTGAAAAAACTTGTTTTTTTAAAGAAGTTTGAATCTTTTCTCGAAAACTATTTGAATACCTAACTATTGAAAACTTTTTGTTTGTTGTAATTTTATAGTGTTTCTTACTGATAGATATTTGATGATATATATATTGTTTTGAGAGATAGTCTTTGTAATTAAATTGATAAGGGTTTAAAGGAGAGGATAATTCTTTAAAAATAGGTTTTATTACTATTTGATCGTTGATTTTTAATAATTGTAAAGAACTGTCTTTCTTTATATTTATTAAAACATTTCCTTTAACTTCTTTTTTATCAACATAATTAATGGAGCCAACATATTTATCAAAATAAGTATTAGATTTTAATTTTTTAGTAACTGTTATAGTAGTATAAGAATTATTGTTTACATGTTTTATAAAATAATTTGAATAGTTTTTAGGGTTTTGAATATATACTGATGTAATCCCTAAGAAGAGGAAAGTAAAAAGAGATATAAATTTAAATCCAACAGCATACTTATTTTTTTTTAAAATAAGTAAAATCAAGCTTAATAGTATGGAAGTTAAAAACAGTTTAAAAAAACTATAACTCCATATTTTGAAATGAAACTGTAAAGTTATTCCAAAAATTAAGCATAAGAGGTAGTGAAATGGTGGGTAACCAAGTAATTTTTTCATAGCTAGGTAAAATTAATCTTTTCTTTTTTAATCGACAAAAACCTTTTTGATCTTACAATTGCAATTAATTAATTTATCTTTTTTCGTTTGCGAAGTATTTTATAATGTTGATAGCATTATAATAATCGGTCGCGGTGTTTTTGGAAGTTTAAGGGAGCGTAATGCAGATATTTACAGTGTTGATAAGCTTAAGTTTATTAATGGTTAAGTAAAAATTAGAAGTAGCTACATCTTTTTTATTACCAAGGAGAAGTCTGAAAATCCTTTAAAAAGAGTAAGAAACTAACTTAAACATAAAAAATTATGGGAACATTTTATTCGTTCGATGATGAAGCAATTGAACAAGCGCTAGAAGCAGCAAGAAACACACATGGCGGCGGAGAATTAAAAGCAGCAAATGCTAGTTTTGATACAACTAAAGGAGGAGATTTGTTTGTAAGTGCACAATGTGTGTCAGTTACAGTTGAAAATCACAAGATTTGTATAAAATTACCTTTAGGTTTTGGAAAACATTGTTTTAGTATTCCTGTTAGCATTCCAAACGGAACTGCAGGTAAGGCATGTATAGGTATTTGTACAACTTGGGGAATTCCTACAGGTGTTAAACTTTCTGTTGTTATTGGGGGGGTAACTGTAATTAGCCAAACATTTGGTAAATGCTAAAAAATAAGTTTTTAATAAACTTTAATTAAATTAAGAAGCAACTGCATATACATGTAGTTGCTTTTAAATTAATATAATTATAAAGATGAATCTAAAATTACAAACTTATAACCGGTACCATGAATGTTACTTATTTTAATTGAAGATGTTTCTTTAAAGTACTTGCGTAATTTTGAAATAAAAACATCTAAA is a genomic window of Tenacibaculum sp. MAR_2010_89 containing:
- a CDS encoding peptide MFS transporter; translation: MSTVKQPHEKELFGQPVGLYILFLTEMWERFSYYGMRALLVLYMTTSAMGDDPRGAGLGWTSKEALALYGWYTMLVYVMSIPGGMIADKLLGQKRSVLLGAIILCLGHGVLIMTDTWAFYTGLGLVILGVGLLKPNISTMVGGLYKEGDIRRDKGFSIFYIGINLGSLLATMVIGLVVAKWGWHAGFGLAGIVMVLGLINYVYGQKYLKEVGNFVPSKNDENSISYGKLYSKLFSSPKQLVFTVVLLAASAFGWYKLGWGYGMLFLFLTAITALLMMIYKELETQVFKDRFLVLLLSFIMVIIFWGAFEQAGGLMNLYTETNTNRVLFGWEIPTVMFQSLNAGFIILFATGVAGFWANRKLKSKEASSLFKMALGIIIMGFGFLFMVFAAMEFEKSGTSSMLWLVLAYLFHTIGELCISPVALSFITKLAPVKYAALMMGVYFAATGLGNKVAGIVGESASDYGELTIFSGILIFTVLIGGLFILILKPLKRLTHGAEEKERDLKQEEAEGFELADN
- a CDS encoding ComEC/Rec2 family competence protein; the protein is MKKLLGYPPFHYLLCLIFGITLQFHFKIWSYSFFKLFLTSILLSLILLILKKNKYAVGFKFISLFTFLFLGITSVYIQNPKNYSNYFIKHVNNNSYTTITVTKKLKSNTYFDKYVGSINYVDKKEVKGNVLINIKKDSSLQLLKINDQIVIKPIFKELSSPLNPYQFNYKDYLSKQYIYHQISISKKHYKITTNKKFSIVRYSNSFREKIQTSLKKQVFSKDVYAIINALLLGQRQDISKKIIANYTNAGAIHLLAISGLHIGIILLILLNILKPLHYFKHGTRLKTLSIILVLWWFAFIAGLSASVVRAVTMFTFIAIAELFKKKSIIEHSLISSMFLLLLIKPLFLFDVGFQLSYIAVFGIVWIQPLLYKIWNPKFSLLNKIWKLFTVSIAAQLAILPISLYYFHQFPSLFILSNLIIIPFLGSILFFGIIIMLLSTLDLLPNFLAKIYNYSIQYMNNFMEWIANQENFLLTEIPMSLLQAFLWYTFIIFSFQLFLKPTTRKLIYTLLSISLLQSTYLVEKHKSESRNEFVIFHKNQHSIIGEQKKGKLLIYHDSLKVLNITNEKLVKAYRIEKNINTIYKNTIPSMFLTKKDTIMIIDKLGIYNVKNLKNCIVLLIDNPKINLSRLIKQVKPKLIIADGSNYKSYTNQYRLTCKKQKTPFWSTYQKGAYILN
- a CDS encoding DUF255 domain-containing protein, whose product is MRNFIIVVVLVVASISVKAQNKVKWLTFEEAIEKNEKNPKPILIDIYTDWCGWCKKMDKTTYKNEVIVKYINENYYAVKLNGEEKRDINYQGRKFTYKAQGRRGYHELAAAIMNGKLSYPSTAFLNKDKQLIQNVPGYLAEQRFEKILAFFSGENYKTTKWKDFSENFKSSI
- a CDS encoding peptide MFS transporter, whose amino-acid sequence is MSTTLKSNEFSLLGHKPALFVLFFTEMWERFSYYGMRAIFVLFLTASFSDGGWEWTRERALGLLGIYTSSVYLTPLIGGIIADKFLGYQKAVALGALAMTLGHAAMALETEMTLYLGIGLLIIGNGLFKPNVTSIVSGLYDKYPERKDGAFTIFYMGVNAGGFLGVLLCGFLANNLSYSWGFGLAGIFMFLGTLQFWFGRDIFENIGNAPSKKVDLSDAIENVEVIEEEKVPNNVQRDRYIVVGILAFFTVFFWAAFEQASGSMNIFARDYTQRALTGNSAVIFKIVDVLVSTVPLIIISWVLLKLFGQTFKKISLSNIVLGISFVSIWAIVIWKLSVIIPQQNAEIEASWFLILNSLFIIFLAPLFSKWWESKFNPSAAVKFGIGMVLLAIGFGALAYGSSAIPQGAKTASVSLIWLVLAYLFHTMGELCVSPVGLSYVSKLVPAKKIGMMFGIWYLVNALGNFIAAKVGSYIDPIVEQYSMSFFFLIFTIIPGAVGIIFLVLNPLIKKLMHGIR
- a CDS encoding S9 family peptidase; protein product: MKKLLIFFIGVSTFIQAQKKDISLEDIWRKGTFRADYMNSLNSMNGDFYSLLNYSKESSTVDKYSYETLEKIATIVDSKDLNELKYIQSYKFNNDETKLILGTNFKPIFRRSFLGTFYLYDIASKKISLIGEDIQRPTFSPDSKKIAYAKDNNLYIKDFSENETVFKITSSGKKNEIINGITDWVYEEEFGFVKAFEWSSDSKNLAYLRFDESKVKTFSMDVYGKGKYPTQHVFKYPKAGEKNAKVSLHIFSLSTNKTAEIVFGEYEYIPRINWTKDSNLLAVRTLNRHQNDLKMYFVNANTFASTLILNETDKAYVDVTDDLTFLDDNSFIWTSEKDGYNHIYHYDNKGKLINQVTKGNWEVTSYYGYNAKEKTIYYQSVENGSINRGVYSVSLKGDNKKLLSNPSGTNGASFSKNMNYFINTFSDANTPQVYTLRNKGGKVLKTIKDNASLKQTITQYNLSKKEFSTISINGNDLNMYTIKPSNFDANKKYPVLMYQYSGPGSQNVANRWNGSNDYWHQMLAQNGYIVVCVDGRGTGYKGRDFKKVTYMNLVKHETEDQIAVAKELAKLSYVDANRIGIWGWSFGGHMSTNCILKGNDVFAAAIAVAPVTTWRFYDTIYTERYMRTPEENPTGYDDNSPLNYPELLKGKYLLVHGTGDDNVHVQNATRMAEALIQANKQFDWAMYPDKNHGIYGGNTRLHLYTKMTNFIKNNL